Genomic window (Bosea vaviloviae):
CGCCGGTCGGGCGGCGCGACGAGGTGGCCGGCGAGATCGAGCAGGCGCAGGATGCGGTCGGCATGGTCCCAGATCTCCCCGAGCCAGCGCCGGGCGAAGCTGCCGGTACTGCTGACAAGCAGATCACGCAGTTGCCGCTCGGCCAGACGCGCGGTCGCCAACGCGGCGGGCTCGCTGCGGCCAAAGACCGATTCCATCACGCCGAGCAGCGAAATCAGCAGGTCGCGTGCCTGCCCATTGAGGCGCTGCGCCGCGAGCGACGGCTCCAGCCTGCGGCGGCCGTCCAGCATCGCCTCGATCAGCGCGCCGTCCACCGGGGCGATGCGCCAGCCCTGCCTGGCGTGCCGGCTGACGAAGCCCTCGCCCGACAAGGCGGTCAGCGCGACGCGGATGCCGGCGCGACCGAGGCTGAAGCGCTCGGCCAGGGCAGCCTCATGGATGAAATCACCCGGTGCGAGTTCGCAGGCGATCACCGCCTTGCGCAGACGCCGGGTCGCGACATCCATCCGCGCCTCAGTGGCGGGCAGGGTGGCAGACGGGGCGAAGGGCGAGGAGGTGTCGAGCATGGCCGGCAATCTGGAATGGTTTGTGAGATTTCACAAGTGATTTGTGACATCTTATCGCGAGGAGCGCTTGGCCCGTAACCTCACCGCTGCTCCCTCGTCATTGCGAGCGCAGCGACGCAATCCAGAAGGGCTCGCTCGACGTCCCCCCGGATTGCTTCGCGGCGCTCGCAATGACGGCCGAAGAGGGTTGAGGAACATCTCAGAGAGCGCTCCAAGACCCCGTTTCGCGGCGGCGGCCGCGCCGGTCTGTCCTGCGCCGGAACGGCGGGGCGCCGCCAGCTCTGCGGGCCGTGCGATCCCGCCGTCGCAATGCTTGCCTTGGACGCAAGGATTCTTTGACCTTTCCTTACGTCGCACTATGATTTTCCCGTCGAGCCGTACGATACTTGCGTAGGATTACGGCCGGGCTTTGTGTGAACGGGAAACTGCGCGTGCCGTCGCTTACGCTGTCGATACAGAACATGGACAGGCTGCCCGATGGCGGCCCGCTCCAGATCACCATCAAGGGCCAGCGCGGGCTTGATATCGGCCGCGACCAGTATCTCGACTGGACCTTGCCCGACCCTGGCCGGATCGTCTCCAGTCGGCACTGCGAGGTGCGTTTCCGCGACGGCGCCTATTGGCTGCACGACGTGTCGAGCAACGGCACCTTCGTCAATGGCAGCGAATTGCGGATGTCGGGGCCGCACCGCCTCAAGGATGGCGACCGGCTCGAGATCGGCCACTACATCATCGGGGCGAGCGTCGACAGCGAAGGCGCGTCGGAGACGGCGCCCGAGCCTGCCGCGCCATCCTCCGCCCGGCCGGACGAGATGTGGGAGAGCGCCTCGACGGCGCCGCCGATCCCGGCCTCAGAGCTCAGGCCGCCGCGCCCGGCGGCCGAGCAGAACGACTTGATGAACTGGTATGTCGATATCCCGGAGATCGACGAGCCGGCACGCAGCAACGAACCGGCCTGGCTGCCGCCGGACCGGAGCACCGCCTCTGCCCCTGCTGCGCCTCCGCCTGTTCCGCCGCCGGCACCGAACGCTGATGCGCCGGGCTTCGAGGCCTTGCCACCGATGACCGCGCCGCTGCCGGCGCCGCGCGGCGACTGGTCGATCCACCCCATTCCCGATACGCCCGAGCCGGCACAGCCTTCGCCCGAGCCCGTGCCGTTGGGCGGTTACATGACCTCGCCGCCGGCCGCGATCCTGGCCGCCAAACCCGCGCGCCCGGCCGCCGCCGCCGTCGCCGCGGCTCCCGAGCCGCCGCCGGCTGCTCCGCCGACCCCGGTCAAGGCTCCGGCCCAGGCCCAGATCGGCAATCAGCTCGCAGCAAGGATGGCGCGCGGCGCCGGCGTCAGCGAGGAGATCTTCAACCGCCGTTCGCCCGAGGAGATGGCCGAACTCGCCGGCCTGCTGCTGCGGATCACCTGCGAGAACGTCAAGCAGATGCTGCAGGCGCGGGCCGAGACCAAGGGCCTCGTGCGCAGCACCAACCAGACCATGATCCAGGCGCTGGAGAACAATCCGCTCAAATTCTCGCCGACTGTCGAGGACGCGCTGCGGATCATGTTCGGTCCCAGCACGACGAGCTATCTCGACGCCAGGCGGGCGCTCGAAGACAGCTTCAGGGATCTGAAGACCCATCAGATGAACACCTACTCCGCCATGCAGCAGGCGCTGAAGATGGTGGTCGCGGATCTGGACCCCGCTATCATCGAAGCGGCTACGGACAAGGAAGGCGGGCTCGGCGGCCTGATGAGCTCGCGCAAGGCCAAGCTCTGGGACCATTTCGTCACGCGCTGGAAGGCCAAGACCGAGCGCCACGATAACGGCCTGGTCGATGCCTTTATGCTGTATTTTTCGGAATGCTACGACAGGCTGGCGAGCAAGCTGCGCTCCTGAGCTGCCTTGCGGGCCTGCTCGGCGCGATCTAGAGTTTCCTCTAGGTCATCAACAGGGGGTGAGCCATGCCGACCGGACCGGCTGCCCGCGTATTCGATCCCGTGCTGCACCCGCTGCCGCCGATCCTGCAACCAGGGCCGGGTAGCGCCAATGTCCTGATCGGCGGCCGGCCGGCCTGGCGCGGCATCGGCGGGTCCGGTGCGGCTGCTGTGAAGGCCGCAAAGCAGGCGTCTGATGCCACGCTCAAGGCGGCGGAGACCGCCAAGGTGGCTGCGGCGGGCACGCCCGGTGCCCCGGCAGCGATTTTGGCCGAGGAGACCGCCAAGACGGCGGCGTCCACTGCGATGAGCGCAACCATCACCGGCGCGGCTGCAGGCGGCGGCGGGGTCGACATCCATATCTGCGCCACGCCCCTGCCGGTCCCGCCGCATGGGCCCGGCGTCGTTGTCGATGGCTCGACGACGGTGATGATCAACGGCCTGCCGGCATGCCGCATGGGCGACACCATCGTCGAGGCGCTCGGGCCGCCCAACAAGATCATGATGGGCTGCCCGACGGTGATTATCGGCGGCTGAGCGCCCGTTTGGACATTCCAGTGCTCATTCCCAGGCGTAGCCCTCGGGTCCGGCCTTCCGCTGGTCCAAGGACGCAGCTCCGCGCAGACCCAGGATCCATCGTAGAGCGTCATTCTCGGGCTTGACCCACGGCTGTCCGGTTCGCCGCGAGCGCCCGATTGAAAAGCTCCGTTCATTGAAGGCTTTCCAGCGGGCGGTGACGAATGAGACAGGCGCGGGAACCCTTCTCCCATCCGGGAGAAGGGTTCCCCGCGCCCTTCATCCGGCACTTCGCTTTCTCGCCCGCGAGGGGAGAGCGGTGCCTGATCCGCTCTACGCGACCTCATAGGCGAACTGCCCCTCCGCGATCGCGACCTTGGCGCTCTTCACGTCGGTTTTCTCGATCGCCTTGTTGAGGAAGGCGCGCGAGAGCGCTGGCAGCAGCGTGTTGGTGATGATGTTGTCGATCATGCGCCCGCCGGAATCCGGATCGTTGCAGCGGGAGACGATGTGGTCGACCACCGCTTGATCGTAGAGGAACGCGGCGTTGTGGTTCTCGCGGATGCGCTTGCCGATACGGTCGAGCTGGAGGCGCACGATGCCGCCCAGCATGTCGGGCGAGAGCGGGTAATAGGGGATCGTGACGAGGCGGCCGATCAGGGCCGGCGGGAAGACCTGCAGCAGCGACGGGCGCAGCGCCGCCGAAAGCGTCTCGGCATCGGGCTTGGCGGCGGGGTCGCGCGCCATGTCCATGATGACATCGGTGCCGA
Coding sequences:
- the tagH gene encoding type VI secretion system-associated FHA domain protein TagH translates to MPSLTLSIQNMDRLPDGGPLQITIKGQRGLDIGRDQYLDWTLPDPGRIVSSRHCEVRFRDGAYWLHDVSSNGTFVNGSELRMSGPHRLKDGDRLEIGHYIIGASVDSEGASETAPEPAAPSSARPDEMWESASTAPPIPASELRPPRPAAEQNDLMNWYVDIPEIDEPARSNEPAWLPPDRSTASAPAAPPPVPPPAPNADAPGFEALPPMTAPLPAPRGDWSIHPIPDTPEPAQPSPEPVPLGGYMTSPPAAILAAKPARPAAAAVAAAPEPPPAAPPTPVKAPAQAQIGNQLAARMARGAGVSEEIFNRRSPEEMAELAGLLLRITCENVKQMLQARAETKGLVRSTNQTMIQALENNPLKFSPTVEDALRIMFGPSTTSYLDARRALEDSFRDLKTHQMNTYSAMQQALKMVVADLDPAIIEAATDKEGGLGGLMSSRKAKLWDHFVTRWKAKTERHDNGLVDAFMLYFSECYDRLASKLRS
- a CDS encoding PAAR domain-containing protein; its protein translation is MPTGPAARVFDPVLHPLPPILQPGPGSANVLIGGRPAWRGIGGSGAAAVKAAKQASDATLKAAETAKVAAAGTPGAPAAILAEETAKTAASTAMSATITGAAAGGGGVDIHICATPLPVPPHGPGVVVDGSTTVMINGLPACRMGDTIVEALGPPNKIMMGCPTVIIGG
- a CDS encoding GntR family transcriptional regulator, giving the protein MLDTSSPFAPSATLPATEARMDVATRRLRKAVIACELAPGDFIHEAALAERFSLGRAGIRVALTALSGEGFVSRHARQGWRIAPVDGALIEAMLDGRRRLEPSLAAQRLNGQARDLLISLLGVMESVFGRSEPAALATARLAERQLRDLLVSSTGSFARRWLGEIWDHADRILRLLDLAGHLVAPPDRRALAAALIAGDADAARFAITQENERFAGALAHGFLAVSSRLAQPAARSARRRRARPTTATTDTPIPLPIPLSKEQQ